One genomic region from Rosa rugosa chromosome 1, drRosRugo1.1, whole genome shotgun sequence encodes:
- the LOC133724734 gene encoding uncharacterized protein LOC133724734 isoform X1 — MALKPFVNQLGYVNVPQEINRLRCGVNYHALKFLPEIEQMADLLASRMRNRTGSSNPYMALHLRFEKGMVRLKRYLEMRGADGGPALEKLMCFACILCNKLSYCNLLFPDCFACISIGYGMEAIYFDEGVRNSRQHQLETRALDSLNKGEGFASSVQTCDLS, encoded by the exons atGGCCCTGAAGCCTTTTGTTAATCAACTTGG GTATGTCAATGTTCCTCAAGAAATCAACAGGCTGAGGTGCGGGGTGAACTATCACGCTCTTAAATTTCTTCCTGAAATAGAGCAGATGGCTGATTTATTGGCATCAAGGATGAGAAACCGCACCGGAAGTTCCAATCCTTATAT GGCCCTGCATCTTAGGTTTGAGAAGGGGATG GTCAGGTTGAAGAGATACTTGGAGATGAGGGGTGCTGATGGAGGACCGGCCTTGGAGAAGCTTATGTGCTTTGCTTGCATTTTGTGTAATAAGCTAAGCTACTGCAACCTTCTCTTTCCAGATTGCTTTGCTTGCATTTCAATTGG ATATGGCATGGAGGCCATCTACTTTGATGAAGGTGTAAGGAACTCAAGACAACACCAACTGGAAACAAGAGCATTGGAT TCATTAAACAAAGGAGAAGGATTTGCCTCATCTGTTCAAACCT
- the LOC133724734 gene encoding uncharacterized protein LOC133724734 isoform X2, whose translation MALKPFVNQLGYVNVPQEINRLRCGVNYHALKFLPEIEQMADLLASRMRNRTGSSNPYMALHLRFEKGMVRLKRYLEMRGADGGPALEKLMCFACILCNKLSYCNLLFPDCFACISIGYGMEAIYFDEGVRNSRQHQLETRALDVTFREEL comes from the exons atGGCCCTGAAGCCTTTTGTTAATCAACTTGG GTATGTCAATGTTCCTCAAGAAATCAACAGGCTGAGGTGCGGGGTGAACTATCACGCTCTTAAATTTCTTCCTGAAATAGAGCAGATGGCTGATTTATTGGCATCAAGGATGAGAAACCGCACCGGAAGTTCCAATCCTTATAT GGCCCTGCATCTTAGGTTTGAGAAGGGGATG GTCAGGTTGAAGAGATACTTGGAGATGAGGGGTGCTGATGGAGGACCGGCCTTGGAGAAGCTTATGTGCTTTGCTTGCATTTTGTGTAATAAGCTAAGCTACTGCAACCTTCTCTTTCCAGATTGCTTTGCTTGCATTTCAATTGG ATATGGCATGGAGGCCATCTACTTTGATGAAGGTGTAAGGAACTCAAGACAACACCAACTGGAAACAAGAGCATTGGAT
- the LOC133724734 gene encoding protein PECTIC ARABINOGALACTAN SYNTHESIS-RELATED-like isoform X3 encodes MALKPFVNQLGYVNVPQEINRLRCGVNYHALKFLPEIEQMADLLASRMRNRTGSSNPYMALHLRFEKGMVRLKRYLEMRGADGGPALEKLMCFACILCNKLSYCNLLFPDCFACISIGFWRLAQLLPRHLFF; translated from the exons atGGCCCTGAAGCCTTTTGTTAATCAACTTGG GTATGTCAATGTTCCTCAAGAAATCAACAGGCTGAGGTGCGGGGTGAACTATCACGCTCTTAAATTTCTTCCTGAAATAGAGCAGATGGCTGATTTATTGGCATCAAGGATGAGAAACCGCACCGGAAGTTCCAATCCTTATAT GGCCCTGCATCTTAGGTTTGAGAAGGGGATG GTCAGGTTGAAGAGATACTTGGAGATGAGGGGTGCTGATGGAGGACCGGCCTTGGAGAAGCTTATGTGCTTTGCTTGCATTTTGTGTAATAAGCTAAGCTACTGCAACCTTCTCTTTCCAGATTGCTTTGCTTGCATTTCAATTGG GTTTTGGCGACTAGCTCAGCTCCTTCCTAGACACTTATTTTTCTGA